The Gossypium hirsutum isolate 1008001.06 chromosome A03, Gossypium_hirsutum_v2.1, whole genome shotgun sequence genome contains the following window.
GTGATAGTTTTGTATGTTGAAATTAGAATTTGAGATTTATTAAACGTagagttataaaaaatattataattttctttttagagAAACCTTCGAATTGTTCTTCTGGAGTTGATCAACCATTCAGCAGGATGGTATTATTTTAGGTCAAGAGTTGAGGTTTTGTTTTGACTTTCACGAGAGTTTTGAGTGCTTAAGGCGGGGTTAAGAGAGCGGGGACATTTACAGCCACCCTATCAATGGGACAAGGCAGCATAGATGCCATTGATGCTATTTAAGGGTTTGGATTCAAACCCTGCCAATGACAAATGATTACCATTTCGTTGGTGGGCAATCAGACACCACGCATGGTCTTTCTAGATGATGCGATTATGTTTTGTGAATTCAAGCCCCAAGTAACTCTTCAAGCACTCGAGCAGTTGAGCTCTCGACGAAACTGGAACTATCGAACCTTTGAGAGATCTATCACTTCCGGACAAAAAATACTTCAAAACTTGACTCGATAATAGCTAAATCAAAGTTTTTTATGGTGTAATTGGAGTAAGTGCATTTGTTTTTGTTATTAAGTTTTAGATATTTCAGTTACAACTATCCAACTACCAAACTTTAACAGAACCGAACCCACGCAAGCAAAACAAAACAAGTTGGCTTATGTTGTAGCGTAGGGCGGACAAAACAAAGCAAGCCCCTGAATTGAATCCTCTTTATGTATACAGTGTTTCATACTTTTTTAACATCCGCTTAGCTTCCCAACGTTTTCAATTTCCCATATTGTTGTTGAaaatctgaaaataaaaaaaatgtcggTATCAATGTCAAAACCTTCAATCTCAGCTTCAATCCCCATTCCAAGAGCTCGTAAACCCTCCTcattttcacaactcaaaatcCGATGCGAATCTTTAGATTCAGCGTCGAATATTGATGTCAAAAGACCGCAATCCTCATCGTTATCGGCAGCTAGGAAGCTGATGGATTCGGATACCAAAAACGGGTCATACCCGGGTGGTATGGGTCCTTTTACGGGCAGAGACCCTAACGTGAAGAAGCCGGAGTGGCTGAGGCAGAAGGCTCCGCAAGGGCAGAGGTTTGACGAGGTTAAACAATCTCTCTCGCGTTTGAAACTCAATACTGTTTGTGAGGAAGCTCAGTGCCCCAACATTGGAGaggtaattttccctttttttatacTTTTGCGATTGATTAGGAAGTATTTTTAAGCTGACATTTGAGAGCTAATTTATAACACCATTAGTTGCTGCCAATGGTAGACGTGAAAATTTTTCTATCGTATTCGATCATACTCAAAATCCAATTAATTATGATGTGGAATTACTACATTATAaaagaccaaattaaagtattaaCATAGTTGATGGACTGAAACCATAATTAGACCCCTGTTTTTAACTGTTAAAAGTAATCAATTTTACTGGACAGTGTTGGAATGGAGGTGGGGATGGCATTGCGACTGCAACGATAATGGTGCTTGGGGACACTTGCACCCGAGGTTGTCGGTTTTGTGCGGTTAAAACCAGTAGGAACCCGCCACCGCCTGACCCCATGGAGCCTGAAAATACAGCTCAGGCCATTGCCAGTTGGGGGTAAgctttaaaaaaagttttttttttgctttcttttattACTTGCCTTGTTTAGCTTCTATTGTTTAACAATGATTATGCTTGATATTCATATTTCATGCCACACATTGATACACCTATTCATTGTTTATCAATGGCGACAAACATCCGTTGGCCGCTGCATTTCCTAGGCCTACATCCTGTAGGCCACTGATTATTCATATCTGAAtagttatattataatttatgatTCTGTGCTGTTGTATCTGCAGTGTGGATTATATTGTTTTGACTAGCGTAGATCGTGATGACTTACCTGATGGTGGGAGTGGACATTTTGCTAAGACTGTCCAAGCTATGAAGGTTGTATATCTAACTCACTGTAGCTTTCAGCTGCTTTTGCTCTTTGTTTTTTATTGTGTATTTTCGAGGAAGAGATTGGAATGTAAATGCTGGATTTTATATGATTACGTGCAGAACCTCAAGCCAGACATCATGGTTGAATGTTTAACTTCTGATTTTCGAGGTGATTTGAAAGCTGTGGACACTCTGGTACACTCAGGATTAGATGTCTTTGCTCATAACATTGAAACAGTGAAACGGCTCCAAAGAATTGTCAGGGATCCACGGGCCGGGTAAGTACATTCGTTCAATCCAGTTCAACCATGTAGATGTTATGTAACTGTTACTTGAATTACatgtttttcaataatttatcgaGGATAAAAAACTGGTATGCTTGTACGAGCTAGTTAAGAGTTTACTTTGTTTAACATTGCAGGTATGAGCAGAGTTTGTCAGTTCTAAGACATGCAAAGTTGAGCAAAGAAGGAATGATAACAAAGTCTTCAATAATGCTTGGCCTTGGTGAAACTGATGATGAGTTAAAGGAAGCCCTAGCTGATCTGAGGGCTATAGATGTTGACATTCTTACACTTGGGCAATATCTACAGGTATGTTTTTATATGCAAAGATATCTAGTTTAGGTGCCTGAGTATCGGGACTTTGG
Protein-coding sequences here:
- the LOC107886923 gene encoding lipoyl synthase 1, chloroplastic yields the protein MSVSMSKPSISASIPIPRARKPSSFSQLKIRCESLDSASNIDVKRPQSSSLSAARKLMDSDTKNGSYPGGMGPFTGRDPNVKKPEWLRQKAPQGQRFDEVKQSLSRLKLNTVCEEAQCPNIGECWNGGGDGIATATIMVLGDTCTRGCRFCAVKTSRNPPPPDPMEPENTAQAIASWGVDYIVLTSVDRDDLPDGGSGHFAKTVQAMKNLKPDIMVECLTSDFRGDLKAVDTLVHSGLDVFAHNIETVKRLQRIVRDPRAGYEQSLSVLRHAKLSKEGMITKSSIMLGLGETDDELKEALADLRAIDVDILTLGQYLQPTPLHLTVKEYVTPEKFAFWKEYGESIGFRYVASGPLVRSSYRAGELFVKSMVKERTNNTTASTN